Proteins encoded in a region of the Zea mays cultivar B73 chromosome 4, Zm-B73-REFERENCE-NAM-5.0, whole genome shotgun sequence genome:
- the LOC100276092 gene encoding uncharacterized protein LOC100276092: MEAPVDDDDVTAAPVAEVMSTDHGGHEESSPPKTPHDDGCRSHMSDLSLERQPRQSSVSVRMEAPVDDDDVTAAPVAEVMSMDHGGHEESPTVPCLAFASEHGYSIFSLAYMRMLDGADVRPMPPVPGRRLMTSPYGGTVLATDVCYRHPCYLVNPFTGSRASLPDLPIPFSEKEPIECRSDEPRPRCARVTDDGLAWDWSPRGILVARGDTAFFCEHGGERWTPVHQSQLGSPMTINYRGGLFFVLELHTLKTTVIDAGTLQARAKIPAPPVLGDVDDAYLAPSQDDAILLVHHAGDSNGVIFTNAYRARLRGNRRTPRWKPVLDIGDRAVFIDGAHGFTVTADPEGAKANRVYVILANRLTHPCGRLAVVFDVGFSDLRRPERMGRLKLNTGEVEPMWGQPHWIMPRDRSDRRQGYIN, from the coding sequence ATGGAGGCGCCCGTGGATGATGACGACGTCACTGCGGCGCCCGTAGCCGAGGTGATGAGCACGGACCATGGCGGCCACGAGGAGTCGTCTCCACCGAAGACGCCACACGATGACGGCTGCCGTAGCCACATGTCTGATCTTTCCCTAGAAAGACAGCCTCGACAGTCGTCCGTCTCGGTCCGCATGGAGGCGCCCGTGGATGACGACGACGTCACTGCGGCGCCCGTAGCCGAGGTGATGAGCATGGACCATGGCGGCCACGAGGAGTCGCCGACGGTCCCGTGCCTCGCGTTCGCGTCCGAGCACGGGTACAGCATCTTCTCCCTAGCCTACATGCGCATGCTCGACGGCGCCGATGTGCGGCCAATGCCTCCGGTGCCCGGCCGCCGTCTCATGACATCTCCGTACGGCGGGACGGTGCTGGCCACGGACGTGTGCTACAGGCACCCGTGCTACCTCGTCAACCCCTTCACCGGCTCGCGCGCGTCGCTGCCGGACCTGCCCATCCCCTTCTCGGAGAAGGAGCCGATCGAGTGCCGCAGCGACGAGCCACGCCCGCGCTGCGCGCGCGTCACTGACGATGGGCTCGCGTGGGACTGGTCCCCGCGCGGCATCTTGGTGGCCCGTGGCGACACGGCCTTCTTCTGTGAGCACGGCGGCGAGCGGTGGACGCCGGTGCACCAGTCGCAGCTCGGCTCGCCCATGACCATCAACTACCGCGGCGGGCTCTTCTTCGTCCTCGAGCTGCACACGCTGAAAACAACGGTCATCGACGCAGGCACGCTGCAAGCCCGCGCGAAGATCCCGGCGCCGCCGGTCTTGGGCGACGTCGACGACGCCTACCTAGCGCCATCGCAAGACGACGCGATCCTCCTGGTGCACCACGCTGGAGACAGCAATGGCGTGATCTTTACCAATGCGTACCGCGCGCGGCTCAGGGGCAACCGGAGGACACCGAGGTGGAAGCCAGTGCTCGACATCGGCGACCGCGCGGTGTTCATCGACGGCGCGCACGGGTTCACAGTCACCGCCGACCCAGAGGGAGCGAAAGCGAACCGCGTGTACGTGATTCTTGCCAATCGGCTAACACACCCATGTGGACGTCTGGCCGTCGTGTTTGACGTCGGCTTCTCCGACCTTAGGAGGCCAGAGCGCATGGGGCGGCTAAAGCTAAACACCGGCGAGGTTGAGCCAATGTGGGGCCAGCCGCACTGGATCATGCCTAGGGATAGATCGGATCGTCGTCAAGGATATATCAACTAG